The Caldicellulosiruptor changbaiensis genome has a segment encoding these proteins:
- a CDS encoding DEAD/DEAH box helicase — translation MDNGYLEDLNIKNQLSSTWDMFFGSYGRLKDVQRKAIPKILEGKDILICSPTASGKTEAACAPLIERLKSRFKVWTILYICPTRALVNDIYERLYSRLIYYDINILRKTGDYQAEFKTIPNILITTPESFDSMMCRGKLKNGFGHILSCVYAVILDEVHLLYGSSRGEQVRWLLERLRRLKAQAFKEKWCDDEKIQIIGMSATMKEPEKILKYYIPDGEIIKAEGKREINLISDEIVSIDETIFKHFCSIDFQNRFKKILIFCNSRNKVDALVAELRSILKDSNYQILSHHGSLAKSEREETEEILKRHEWVIAVSSSTFEIGIDIGSIDLVVLAEPPLDMNSFLQRIGRGNRKNERIEVLLCAENDTQRLIQKAMLFCAQNGILLNTAAGNIFHVIIQQIISYIFQSKDLKRSKDALKSLIESCLKYYFEDLSVANDIINNLILSGQLKEADDGKLTVKKDWLDKFSNGQIHSTIRFASGMSIYDLEKNRVLATNVHDFQNKRIKITGQNKEIINIQGNSIIVKNSSEKLDGGLLSYAPYETIFFNTQPYAIRTYLGLEDKVFPYVIRDNKVYMFHLGSTQREFFIKLLIRMLNLKVIEAVNSFLVQFDKGYCKKVISSFKDIKYLNDYSMIKFIEKDIDKIEKELKIDPLNKLLPMKIRVEEVLRIINLEEELKLFKKAEFQNVTHTQLEMYLAKLIH, via the coding sequence ATGGATAATGGCTATTTAGAAGATCTAAATATTAAGAATCAGCTTTCTTCAACATGGGATATGTTTTTTGGAAGCTATGGTAGACTAAAAGATGTTCAAAGAAAGGCAATTCCCAAAATACTTGAGGGAAAAGATATTTTAATATGCTCACCTACTGCAAGTGGCAAAACAGAAGCTGCATGTGCACCCTTGATTGAGAGGTTAAAGTCAAGGTTCAAGGTCTGGACAATTTTATACATTTGTCCAACAAGAGCACTGGTTAACGATATCTATGAAAGGCTTTATTCACGGCTTATCTATTATGATATTAATATTTTAAGAAAAACAGGGGATTATCAAGCCGAATTTAAAACAATTCCGAATATACTAATTACAACACCAGAGTCATTTGACAGCATGATGTGTAGAGGAAAACTTAAAAATGGTTTTGGGCATATTTTATCTTGTGTTTATGCGGTTATTTTAGATGAGGTACATCTTTTATATGGTAGCTCAAGAGGTGAGCAAGTAAGATGGCTACTTGAAAGGTTAAGAAGGCTAAAAGCTCAAGCTTTTAAAGAAAAGTGGTGTGATGATGAAAAGATTCAGATTATTGGAATGAGTGCAACAATGAAGGAACCTGAAAAGATATTAAAGTATTATATTCCTGATGGTGAAATAATAAAAGCTGAAGGGAAAAGAGAAATAAATCTAATATCAGATGAAATTGTTTCAATTGATGAGACAATATTCAAGCATTTTTGCAGCATTGATTTTCAAAACAGGTTTAAGAAAATTCTAATTTTTTGTAATTCAAGAAATAAAGTTGATGCTTTAGTAGCAGAGCTCAGAAGTATTTTAAAAGATTCAAACTACCAAATTTTATCTCATCATGGCAGTTTAGCAAAGTCTGAAAGAGAAGAAACCGAAGAGATTTTAAAAAGGCATGAATGGGTTATAGCAGTTTCATCTTCTACCTTTGAAATAGGAATTGATATTGGCTCAATTGATTTGGTTGTTTTGGCAGAACCGCCGCTTGATATGAATAGCTTTCTTCAAAGAATTGGGCGTGGGAACAGAAAAAACGAGAGAATAGAGGTCCTTTTATGTGCTGAAAATGATACTCAAAGACTAATTCAAAAAGCTATGCTCTTTTGTGCACAAAATGGAATTCTTTTAAATACAGCAGCGGGGAATATTTTTCATGTTATTATCCAGCAGATAATCTCATACATATTTCAGTCAAAAGATTTGAAACGAAGCAAAGATGCACTAAAAAGCTTAATAGAATCTTGTTTAAAATATTATTTTGAAGACTTATCAGTTGCAAATGACATTATAAACAATCTAATTTTAAGCGGCCAGCTCAAAGAAGCGGATGATGGCAAGCTAACTGTAAAGAAGGATTGGCTTGATAAGTTTTCAAACGGACAAATTCATTCAACAATTAGATTTGCAAGCGGAATGTCAATTTATGATCTTGAAAAGAACAGGGTTTTAGCAACAAATGTCCATGATTTTCAAAACAAAAGGATTAAAATTACAGGTCAAAACAAAGAGATAATAAATATTCAAGGAAACAGTATAATTGTGAAAAATTCCTCTGAGAAGTTGGATGGTGGCCTTTTGAGTTATGCACCATATGAAACTATATTTTTTAATACGCAGCCTTATGCAATAAGGACATATTTGGGATTAGAAGATAAAGTTTTTCCTTATGTTATTAGAGATAACAAGGTTTATATGTTTCATTTGGGGTCCACACAGAGGGAGTTTTTTATAAAGTTATTAATAAGGATGTTAAACTTAAAGGTTATTGAAGCTGTTAATTCGTTTTTAGTACAATTTGATAAAGGTTATTGCAAAAAAGTTATTTCTTCTTTTAAAGATATAAAATATCTAAACGATTATTCAATGATTAAGTTTATAGAAAAAGATATTGATAAAATTGAAAAAGAACTCAAAATTGATCCTTTGAACAAACTGCTCCCAATGAAAATAAGAGTGGAAGAAGTATTAAGGATTATAAACTTAGAAGAGGAACTAAAACTATTTAAAAAAGCTGAATTTCAAAATGTCACTCATACACAATTAGAAATGTACCTTGCAAAATTAATACATTAA
- a CDS encoding BREX system ATP-binding domain-containing protein has protein sequence MREDTTFKKLRVIESLRFGLVPEYYIDQLTIGFDQIKDVTEKILRKCESFLPVGFQVCGEYGCGKSHTLSVMRYIARKEGFFTLKVEVDGEGISLSNPSKLLNILFLSIQDNDIYSDYPLVSLFLKALLLKNGSFEKLKRFETIQKYLNVITALAEVGLLDEYSYFIESLLTCSDEVSATDVNEMLSSALRYSGYSNLKLKTLISRKVDERYFNFIEALAGIATLLAAAGYKGLMVTIDEYEVERIKNPSNYKMVQDMLYVIGRYLSGGLNVPRAPLCIIFSAINQGGEKGDPDITRYISKTPENMFEVTKWSESQKIELLKKLHVLYCETYQLWSEFSLSTGENLTKLIESKLPNSESRQIRSIIKWYLTLLDLQYGPPGIRR, from the coding sequence ATGAGAGAAGATACCACATTTAAAAAATTAAGGGTTATAGAATCACTTAGATTTGGATTGGTGCCAGAGTATTACATAGACCAGCTTACAATAGGTTTTGATCAGATCAAAGATGTTACAGAAAAGATACTGAGAAAATGCGAGTCTTTTTTGCCTGTTGGATTTCAAGTTTGTGGAGAATATGGCTGTGGAAAAAGTCACACCCTATCTGTTATGAGATATATAGCACGAAAAGAAGGGTTTTTTACTTTAAAAGTGGAAGTTGATGGAGAAGGCATAAGCCTTTCTAATCCATCAAAACTATTGAACATATTATTTTTAAGTATTCAAGACAATGATATATATTCAGACTACCCGTTAGTAAGTCTTTTTTTAAAGGCATTGCTACTGAAAAATGGCAGCTTTGAAAAACTAAAAAGATTTGAAACAATCCAAAAATACCTAAATGTTATAACAGCTTTAGCTGAGGTGGGTTTATTAGATGAATATTCTTATTTTATAGAATCACTTCTTACATGCAGTGATGAGGTAAGTGCAACTGATGTAAATGAAATGCTATCAAGTGCTTTGAGATATTCTGGATATTCAAATTTAAAACTGAAAACTCTTATTAGCAGAAAAGTAGATGAACGATATTTTAATTTTATTGAGGCATTAGCAGGGATTGCCACTTTATTAGCTGCTGCAGGTTATAAAGGCCTTATGGTTACAATAGACGAGTATGAGGTGGAAAGAATAAAAAATCCAAGCAATTATAAAATGGTTCAAGACATGTTGTACGTAATTGGACGATATTTAAGTGGCGGGTTGAATGTTCCAAGAGCTCCACTTTGTATAATATTTTCAGCAATAAATCAAGGTGGCGAAAAGGGTGACCCAGACATCACAAGATATATTTCAAAAACACCTGAAAATATGTTTGAGGTGACAAAGTGGAGTGAATCTCAAAAAATAGAGCTTTTAAAGAAGCTGCATGTCCTTTACTGTGAGACTTATCAATTGTGGTCTGAGTTTAGCTTAAGCACAGGAGAAAATCTAACAAAACTCATAGAAAGTAAACTTCCTAACAGTGAGAGCAGGCAGATTCGTTCGATTATAAAATGGTATTTGACGCTACTGGATTTGCAGTATGGACCACCAGGCATAAGAAGGTGA
- a CDS encoding BREX system ATP-binding domain-containing protein produces MDKDLFLRALYTMAQHGTAPAEGCKYFGVGYENVFEAIRQKYFYEQFGRNICAQKFVVGPYGSGKTHFLRHLMEIARDENCVTSEIALNRDIDFSDKLLIYSEVVRNMKAPLQQNEGLSEFLRYTLDNMINDTKNSQYLKERFLRDINDGSFKSREFGKVIKLAIISYLNWDISTFDLCCDYLLGNISDSKLCRELGISKVTKSAQNKRAEDMLFSLFQFVYYIGYRGIIVGFDEAEQSFNVDRKKLAKIFSTLRSLLDAIVNLKDASALIVYAMTNDVYEEMNKYPALQQRLSSPYEKDFFSGNVLAPVIDLTRLDSIDLSKKIAMKISDVFYETFKDQINISKNEILRKADEISEEIIKKGVSSSNKREITKAVCTYLLEILEEGDIDYGNLGKIYTQNIYEDEV; encoded by the coding sequence TTGGATAAGGACTTATTTTTAAGAGCATTATATACTATGGCACAACACGGAACAGCACCAGCTGAAGGATGTAAATATTTTGGTGTGGGTTATGAGAATGTGTTTGAGGCAATTAGACAAAAATACTTTTATGAGCAGTTTGGCCGAAACATTTGCGCACAAAAATTTGTTGTAGGGCCATATGGGTCGGGGAAAACACATTTTTTACGCCATTTAATGGAAATTGCAAGAGATGAAAACTGTGTTACTTCTGAAATTGCTCTAAATCGGGATATTGATTTTTCTGATAAGCTACTGATTTACAGTGAAGTTGTACGGAATATGAAAGCACCATTACAGCAGAATGAGGGTTTAAGTGAGTTTTTAAGATATACACTTGACAATATGATAAATGATACTAAAAATTCTCAGTATTTGAAAGAAAGATTTTTAAGAGATATCAATGATGGTAGCTTTAAATCACGAGAATTTGGAAAGGTTATAAAATTAGCAATAATTTCTTACCTCAACTGGGATATTTCAACCTTTGATTTGTGCTGTGATTATTTATTAGGCAATATTTCAGACAGTAAACTTTGTAGAGAATTGGGTATATCCAAAGTGACAAAATCAGCTCAAAATAAGCGTGCAGAGGATATGCTTTTTTCTCTTTTCCAGTTTGTTTATTATATTGGTTATAGAGGAATAATTGTGGGTTTTGATGAGGCTGAACAGAGTTTTAATGTTGATAGAAAAAAACTTGCCAAGATTTTTTCAACACTGCGTTCTTTATTAGATGCTATTGTCAACTTAAAAGATGCCTCTGCCCTAATTGTATATGCTATGACAAATGATGTTTATGAAGAAATGAATAAATACCCAGCATTGCAGCAAAGGCTTTCAAGTCCGTATGAGAAGGATTTTTTTAGTGGAAATGTTTTAGCCCCAGTTATTGACCTTACACGACTTGATTCTATTGATTTGTCAAAGAAAATTGCTATGAAGATTTCAGATGTATTTTATGAGACTTTCAAAGATCAAATTAACATTTCAAAAAATGAAATACTAAGAAAAGCCGATGAGATATCAGAGGAAATCATAAAAAAAGGTGTTTCGAGTTCAAACAAGCGTGAAATAACAAAGGCTGTTTGCACATATTTGTTAGAAATTCTTGAAGAAGGAGATATTGATTATGGTAATTTAGGAAAAATATATACACAAAACATATACGAAGATGAGGTTTAA
- a CDS encoding BREX system ATP-binding domain-containing protein, with protein MQVISKDSIITSLNKIAQNGTDDVEIADLIDVGNQDYMNYFENEVIENLIAKGGATCKFIEGAYGAGKTHLLNLIYKKALSKGMLVAFTTLDSAVSLTDWKLVVEYILENVEYRHEGRTYKSLPEILAFAGERLVDDRQKEILKSAKLPSASFKNAILLALNKKNLNNEAWEVVKEYLVGRKVNVQTFKSMGINNVRVSLSKSNAENILKTVLSSLHILGFKGVVLLFDENERTLSGFGERISRRNQLAANLMRRLIDGCSSGALEGVLIVFSVLPDFISQVANRYEALAQRLQIIKGENKSIGWRIPFQKVDSVNTLRDNPQSFMVSMVEAYLRLAKNFGILNDDFKKEVINSCIMVLRRNVGSGYKRELAKTIATMILERMR; from the coding sequence ATGCAAGTGATAAGCAAGGATAGTATAATAACCTCACTTAATAAAATTGCTCAGAATGGGACAGATGATGTTGAGATTGCAGATTTGATTGATGTTGGGAATCAAGATTACATGAACTATTTTGAGAACGAAGTGATTGAGAATCTTATTGCAAAAGGCGGAGCAACATGTAAATTTATTGAAGGTGCTTATGGTGCTGGAAAAACTCATCTTTTAAATCTAATTTACAAAAAAGCTTTATCAAAAGGTATGCTGGTTGCATTTACAACTTTGGACAGTGCTGTTTCATTGACTGATTGGAAGCTGGTGGTTGAGTACATCTTGGAAAACGTCGAATACAGGCATGAAGGGAGAACATACAAATCACTGCCAGAGATTCTAGCGTTTGCAGGGGAAAGGTTGGTAGATGACAGACAAAAGGAGATTTTAAAATCAGCAAAATTGCCATCTGCAAGTTTTAAAAATGCCATTTTGCTTGCTCTTAACAAAAAGAATTTGAACAATGAGGCATGGGAAGTTGTAAAAGAGTATCTGGTTGGTCGAAAAGTCAATGTTCAAACCTTTAAAAGTATGGGGATTAATAATGTAAGGGTAAGCTTGAGTAAGTCTAACGCAGAGAATATTTTAAAAACGGTTTTATCATCTTTACATATTTTGGGTTTTAAAGGGGTTGTATTGTTGTTTGATGAAAATGAAAGAACACTTTCGGGTTTTGGAGAAAGAATTTCAAGGCGTAACCAGCTTGCAGCAAACCTTATGCGTCGATTAATTGATGGCTGTTCAAGTGGTGCTTTGGAAGGGGTTTTGATAGTATTTTCGGTTTTGCCTGATTTCATATCCCAAGTTGCAAATAGGTACGAGGCTCTGGCTCAGCGCTTGCAGATAATTAAAGGTGAAAATAAATCAATTGGTTGGCGTATTCCCTTTCAAAAGGTTGACTCTGTTAACACATTGAGAGACAACCCACAGAGTTTTATGGTTAGCATGGTTGAGGCTTATTTGAGATTGGCCAAAAATTTTGGCATCTTAAATGATGATTTTAAGAAAGAAGTCATAAACAGTTGCATAATGGTGCTAAGAAGAAATGTAGGCTCAGGTTATAAACGAGAGCTGGCAAAGACTATTGCTACTATGATATTAGAAAGGATGAGATAA
- the csrA gene encoding carbon storage regulator CsrA, translating to MLVLSRKEGDQILIGENIIIKVISIEKDSVKLGIDAPKNIKVLRYELLQEVKNENVEALQGKDRLSKIKDLKEVLSDEQR from the coding sequence ATGCTTGTTCTTTCGCGAAAAGAAGGTGACCAGATTTTAATTGGAGAAAACATAATTATAAAAGTCATCAGCATAGAAAAAGATAGTGTAAAACTTGGAATAGATGCCCCGAAAAATATAAAGGTTTTGCGATATGAGCTACTTCAAGAGGTTAAAAATGAAAATGTCGAAGCATTGCAAGGCAAAGATAGACTCAGCAAGATTAAAGATTTAAAAGAGGTTTTGTCTGATGAGCAAAGATAA
- the fliW gene encoding flagellar assembly protein FliW encodes MVVQKSVVQSRVFGQLEVNEENIITFEEGIPAFENLKKFVIVKEEDSPFLWLQSIEDKDIAFVIINPFDIKPDYEFDIGDEVLKKLEIESEKDVAVFCIVVIPEDVKKTRVNLKAPIIINVNKRKGMQYLLDDERYPLRYYLFENLNSNVQK; translated from the coding sequence ATGGTAGTTCAAAAGTCAGTAGTCCAATCAAGAGTATTTGGACAGCTTGAAGTAAATGAAGAGAATATAATAACCTTTGAAGAAGGTATTCCTGCATTTGAGAATTTAAAAAAATTTGTAATTGTCAAAGAAGAAGACAGTCCCTTTTTGTGGTTACAGTCAATTGAAGATAAAGATATCGCATTTGTTATCATCAATCCATTTGACATAAAACCTGACTATGAATTTGATATAGGTGATGAAGTTTTAAAAAAGCTTGAGATAGAATCAGAAAAAGATGTTGCAGTTTTTTGTATTGTTGTAATTCCAGAAGATGTAAAGAAAACAAGAGTTAATCTCAAAGCTCCAATTATTATAAATGTGAACAAGAGAAAGGGAATGCAGTATCTTTTAGATGATGAAAGATATCCTCTAAGATATTACCTTTTTGAAAATTTAAATTCAAACGTGCAGAAATGA
- the hepT gene encoding type VII toxin-antitoxin system HepT family RNase toxin: protein MNGREVIIDKISKIMFRMKRIERFKSITFEDFKDNSNIQDVVAYNLLLIVQNLISLCNRIIAEKQFEVPENFEDIPEILANEKVISDDSSIFMKKMIDLRNAIVYEYAQLDLNVVYDILKNDLNEIKKVLKEIVDYLKI, encoded by the coding sequence ATGAACGGAAGAGAGGTTATAATAGATAAGATAAGCAAAATAATGTTTAGAATGAAAAGAATAGAGAGATTTAAAAGTATTACTTTTGAAGATTTTAAAGATAATAGTAATATTCAAGATGTAGTTGCTTACAATTTGCTTTTGATTGTTCAAAATCTAATAAGTCTCTGTAATCGCATAATTGCTGAGAAACAATTTGAAGTACCTGAGAATTTTGAAGATATTCCCGAAATTTTAGCTAACGAGAAGGTTATTTCGGATGATTCTTCCATCTTTATGAAGAAAATGATTGATTTGAGAAATGCAATTGTTTATGAATATGCCCAATTAGATTTAAATGTTGTATATGACATCTTGAAGAATGATTTAAATGAGATTAAGAAAGTTCTAAAGGAAATTGTGGATTATTTAAAAATATGA
- a CDS encoding DUF6470 family protein: MQIAKIQIHQTFAKVKLHQEHLKVRINQDRCWEEVNLGSTDYLVRQSAQQGYKQVLRYIQKTAENGNRLARIEDGGEPIIDICIEEAFPTYDYNVDIIPKSRPEIYFVGGKVYIDFEMGKVDVRV, encoded by the coding sequence ATGCAAATAGCTAAGATTCAAATTCATCAAACTTTTGCTAAAGTAAAACTTCATCAAGAACATCTTAAAGTCAGAATTAACCAAGATAGGTGCTGGGAAGAGGTAAATTTGGGCTCAACAGATTACTTGGTGCGTCAAAGCGCCCAGCAAGGATATAAACAGGTTTTGAGGTATATACAAAAGACAGCAGAAAATGGCAACAGACTTGCCAGAATTGAAGATGGTGGTGAGCCTATAATTGACATCTGCATAGAAGAGGCTTTTCCAACCTATGACTACAACGTTGATATAATCCCAAAAAGCCGCCCAGAAATCTATTTTGTAGGTGGCAAGGTTTATATTGATTTTGAGATGGGCAAGGTTGATGTGAGGGTATGA
- the flgL gene encoding flagellar hook-associated protein FlgL has translation MRITSNMMVNNFLINLNKNLARLDDLQYKMATGKKIRYPSDDPVITARSLRLRTDVSEIEQLQKNVDDASSWVDMTESALADITESLQRVRELAVRGANGTNTQEDMAQIAKEVAQIKEHIIQVGNTSYAGRYIFSGFKTDTAPLNPSDGSFSDTGDFSSTGGYQVDLATGKNIIKYEVMKANFIEINKTANQVFYIKGETDVNKGNMFKVLDNLINALNNGDVNTVNSLLSDIDRHIDNVVAQRGDVGALQNRLELIKNRLNDDNVNFTTLLSNNEDVDVAEIIMKMKEAENVYRAALQTGAQILPPTLLDFLKY, from the coding sequence ATGAGAATAACAAGTAATATGATGGTAAACAATTTCCTTATAAATCTTAATAAAAACCTTGCAAGACTTGACGATTTGCAATACAAGATGGCAACAGGTAAAAAGATTAGATATCCTTCTGATGATCCTGTGATAACTGCAAGGTCGCTAAGGCTCAGAACTGATGTTTCTGAAATAGAGCAGCTTCAGAAAAATGTTGATGATGCATCTTCTTGGGTTGACATGACTGAAAGTGCTCTTGCGGATATCACAGAGTCACTGCAAAGAGTTAGAGAGCTTGCTGTTCGTGGCGCAAATGGCACAAACACACAAGAAGATATGGCTCAGATTGCAAAAGAGGTTGCTCAGATAAAAGAGCATATAATTCAGGTTGGAAATACGAGCTATGCAGGAAGGTATATCTTTTCAGGATTTAAAACAGACACAGCGCCGCTAAATCCCTCTGATGGATCTTTTTCGGACACAGGTGATTTTTCATCAACTGGGGGGTACCAAGTTGACCTGGCAACAGGCAAGAATATAATTAAGTATGAGGTTATGAAAGCAAACTTCATTGAGATAAACAAAACAGCAAATCAAGTTTTCTACATCAAAGGAGAGACAGATGTGAATAAAGGAAATATGTTTAAAGTATTAGATAATTTAATTAATGCATTGAACAATGGTGATGTTAATACTGTTAACTCTCTTTTGAGCGACATAGACAGGCATATAGACAATGTTGTTGCTCAGCGTGGCGATGTTGGTGCACTTCAAAACAGGCTTGAACTTATTAAAAACAGATTAAATGATGACAATGTAAACTTTACAACTTTACTTTCAAACAATGAGGATGTAGATGTGGCAGAGATAATAATGAAGATGAAAGAGGCAGAGAATGTCTATAGAGCAGCACTTCAGACAGGTGCACAGATTTTGCCGCCAACACTTTTGGATTTTCTGAAATACTAA
- the flgK gene encoding flagellar hook-associated protein FlgK: MSFYGLEIARTGIYVNRKGLEVTSHNVANASTPGYTRQVLNVKSIPPSNQVGIYDPKFQVGMGADVQSLVQIRDMFLDMQYRNEYSRQGEYEIKADNLNFIESIFNEPSDTGLSSVIDQFFSSLQELSKNPESLTVRALVRQRASALTDTIHKMYKQLEDLQSELNDQIYDRILDINSIAHQIADLNKQIFILELRGEKANDLRDQRNLLVDKLSKIVDTQAYEDSEGRFIVQISGETLVNHFTVYELETDKAKIKRLSGFDSNDQPTNFDPDNALSQQNLYDVPGLFVVMWKDTGQVLNVKSGELKGLLDMRDGIGGIDEDLTVNGQDIDVPNKNNFTGIPYYLNRLNEFAKKLIEKFNELHTQGYSLNGQNTGINFFEPPVDSGNFFFARYIKVSDDIMNDLNNIATTTDPDNLPGGNDLVVKMLQLRNDTSIFREGKFEDFLKSLISNLGVDSQGAKNFAENQKVMVTQLDNRRQALSGVSIDEEMTNLIKYQHGFQASARMINAFDEMLDVLINRLGLVGR; encoded by the coding sequence ATGTCTTTTTATGGTCTTGAGATTGCAAGAACAGGAATTTATGTAAATAGAAAAGGGCTTGAGGTTACATCCCACAACGTTGCAAATGCCTCAACACCAGGGTATACAAGACAGGTTTTGAATGTAAAATCAATTCCCCCTTCAAATCAGGTGGGGATTTATGATCCAAAGTTTCAGGTGGGAATGGGTGCAGATGTCCAGAGCCTTGTTCAGATTAGAGATATGTTTTTGGATATGCAGTACAGAAATGAGTACTCCCGCCAGGGCGAGTATGAAATAAAAGCGGACAACCTAAATTTTATAGAGTCGATCTTTAACGAGCCAAGCGACACAGGACTATCTAGTGTAATCGATCAATTTTTCTCAAGCCTGCAGGAACTTTCTAAAAATCCAGAGAGTTTAACTGTCAGAGCTTTGGTGCGCCAGAGAGCATCTGCGCTGACAGATACAATACATAAGATGTATAAACAGCTTGAGGACTTACAAAGTGAGCTAAACGACCAGATTTACGATAGAATCCTTGATATAAACAGTATTGCCCATCAGATAGCAGACCTGAACAAACAGATTTTCATATTAGAGCTTCGAGGCGAGAAGGCAAACGATCTTCGCGACCAGAGAAATCTTTTGGTAGATAAGCTTTCAAAAATTGTTGACACACAAGCTTATGAAGATTCGGAGGGCAGATTCATAGTCCAAATTAGTGGGGAGACCTTAGTTAACCACTTTACAGTGTATGAGCTTGAGACTGACAAGGCAAAGATAAAAAGGTTAAGTGGTTTTGATTCAAACGACCAGCCAACAAACTTTGACCCTGATAATGCACTTTCGCAGCAAAACCTCTATGATGTTCCGGGACTCTTTGTTGTAATGTGGAAAGATACAGGGCAGGTTTTAAATGTTAAGTCTGGCGAGCTAAAGGGGCTTTTGGATATGAGAGATGGTATTGGTGGGATTGATGAAGATTTGACTGTAAATGGACAGGATATTGATGTACCAAATAAAAATAACTTTACAGGGATACCATATTACCTAAACAGGCTAAATGAGTTTGCAAAAAAGCTAATTGAAAAGTTTAATGAGCTTCATACACAAGGATATTCATTAAACGGGCAGAACACAGGTATTAACTTTTTTGAACCGCCGGTTGATTCTGGTAATTTCTTCTTTGCAAGGTATATCAAAGTATCAGACGATATAATGAATGATCTGAACAACATAGCAACAACAACTGACCCTGATAATCTTCCGGGTGGCAATGACCTTGTTGTAAAGATGCTACAGCTTAGAAATGACACATCAATCTTTAGAGAAGGCAAGTTTGAAGACTTTTTAAAATCGCTTATTTCAAACCTTGGTGTTGATTCACAAGGTGCAAAGAACTTTGCAGAAAACCAGAAAGTTATGGTCACCCAGCTTGACAATCGTCGTCAGGCTCTTTCTGGAGTTTCAATAGATGAAGAGATGACAAACCTCATAAAGTACCAGCACGGGTTTCAGGCATCAGCAAGAATGATAAATGCATTTGATGAAATGCTGGATGTCCTTATAAACAGGCTTGGACTTGTAGGAAGATAA
- a CDS encoding flagellar protein FlgN: MNQDVNSVIEILEKEHNILKEILEIYSSKTKFIVENNISALIEQSTIERQKAEEINKLEDLRQCLIAKISKEKSTEISSLDNLVEFCEGEQKQKLIDIKNSISKVVSEIKRVNDLNLRLIQSSLEYIDFMTNLISSYFTDDTTYQKDGQNKITKKNLFDVKL, encoded by the coding sequence ATGAATCAAGATGTAAATAGTGTAATTGAAATTTTAGAAAAAGAACACAACATTTTAAAAGAAATACTTGAAATCTACAGCTCTAAAACAAAATTCATAGTTGAAAATAACATATCAGCCCTCATAGAGCAGTCAACAATTGAAAGACAAAAAGCAGAGGAGATAAACAAGTTAGAAGATTTAAGGCAGTGCCTGATTGCTAAGATATCAAAGGAAAAGAGTACAGAAATCTCATCACTTGATAACTTGGTAGAATTTTGTGAAGGTGAGCAGAAACAAAAGTTAATTGACATAAAAAATTCTATCAGTAAGGTTGTCAGCGAAATAAAGCGTGTAAATGATCTAAATTTGAGGCTTATTCAAAGCTCACTTGAGTATATAGATTTTATGACAAATTTGATCTCTTCCTATTTTACCGACGACACTACTTACCAAAAAGATGGTCAAAACAAAATTACAAAAAAAAACCTGTTTGATGTAAAGCTTTAA
- the flgM gene encoding flagellar biosynthesis anti-sigma factor FlgM: MRIEDRMRILQIYSSSIRVNKVEKKQDVKSADKLEISSEARDFQAILNAIKSTPDIREEKVNEIKSKIESGTYNVSAKDVVEKLIREYKQAKNAW, from the coding sequence ATGAGGATAGAAGATAGGATGAGGATATTACAGATATACAGTAGCAGCATAAGAGTAAACAAAGTGGAGAAGAAGCAAGATGTAAAAAGTGCAGATAAACTTGAAATCTCAAGTGAAGCAAGGGATTTTCAGGCAATCCTGAATGCTATAAAGTCAACACCTGACATTCGAGAGGAAAAGGTAAATGAAATAAAAAGTAAAATTGAGTCAGGCACTTATAATGTAAGTGCCAAGGACGTTGTGGAAAAACTAATAAGGGAATATAAGCAAGCGAAAAACGCATGGTAA